Proteins from one Mus pahari chromosome 10, PAHARI_EIJ_v1.1, whole genome shotgun sequence genomic window:
- the St3gal4 gene encoding CMP-N-acetylneuraminate-beta-galactosamide-alpha-2,3-sialyltransferase 4: protein MTSKSHWKLLALALVLVVVMVWYSISREDRYIEFFYFPISEKKEPCFQGEAERQASKIFGNRSREQPIFLQLKDYFWVKTPSAYELPFGTKGSEDLLLRVLAITSYSIPESIQSLECRRCVVVGNGHRLRNSSLGGVINKYDVVIRLNNAPVAGYEGDVGSKTTIRLFYPESAHFDPKIENNPDTLLVLVAFKAMDFHWIETILSDKKRVRKGFWKQPPLIWDVNPKQVRILNPFFMEIAADKLLSLPIQQPRKIKQKPTTGLLAITLALHLCDLVHIAGFGYPDAYNKKQTIHYYEQITLKSMAGSGHNVSQEAIAIKRMLEMGAVKNLTYF, encoded by the exons ATGACCAGCAAATCTC ACTGGAAGCTCCTGGCCCTGGCTCTGGTCCTTGTAGTTGTCATGGTGTGGTACTCCATCTCCCGAGAAGATAGATACATTGAATT cttttattttcccatctcagagaagaaagagccATGCTTCCAGggtgaggcagagagacaggccTCTAAGATTTTTGGCAA CCGTTCTAGGGAACAGCCCATCTTTCTGCAGCTTAAGGATTATTTCTGGGTAAAGACACCATCCGCCTATGAGCTGCCCTTTGGGACTAAAGGAAGTG aAGACCTTCTTCTCCGGGTGCTGGCCATCACTAGCTATTCTATACCTGAGAGCATACAGAG CCTCGAGTGTCGTCGCTGTGTTGTGGTGGGGAACGGGCACCGGTTGCGCAACAGCTCGCTGGGAGGTGTTATCAACAAGTACGACGTGGTCATCAG GTTGAACAATGCTCCCGTGGCTGGTTATGAGGGAGATGTAGGCTCCAAGACCACCATACGTCTCTTCTATCCTGAGTCGGCCCACTTTGACCctaaaatagaaaacaatccAGACACGCTCTTGGTCCTGGTAGCTTTCAAGGCGATGGACTTCCACTGGATTGAGACCATCTTGAGTGATAAGAAGCGG GTGCGAAAAGGCTTCTGGAAACAGCCTCCCCTCATCTGGGATGTCAACCCCAAACAGGTCCGGATTCTAAACCCCTTCTTTATGGAGATTGCAGCAGACAAGCTCCTGAGCCTGCCCATACAACAGCCTCGAAAGATCAAGCAG AAGCCAACCACGGGTCTGTTAGCCATCACCTTGGCTCTACACCTCTGCGACTTAGTGCACATCGCTGGCTTCGGCTATCCAGATGCCTACAACAAGAAGCAGACCATCCACTACTATGAACAGATCACGCTTAAGTCTATGGCG GGATCAGGCCACAATGTCTCCCAAGAGGCTATTGCCATCAAGCGGATGCTAGAGATGGGAGCTGTCAAGAACCTCACGTACTTCTGA